A part of Microbulbifer salipaludis genomic DNA contains:
- a CDS encoding DUF2798 domain-containing protein, producing MTRIKRRYYTLVFALFMSFFMSTLMSGVVTLINTGLSEGFLERWLRAGVAAWVIAFPLISLIAPLAHRLTRKFVEPGGD from the coding sequence GTGACCCGTATCAAGCGCCGCTATTACACCCTGGTATTTGCCCTGTTTATGTCGTTTTTCATGTCGACATTGATGTCCGGCGTGGTGACGCTGATCAATACGGGGCTGAGCGAGGGGTTTCTGGAGCGCTGGCTGCGCGCAGGTGTCGCGGCCTGGGTGATTGCATTTCCGCTGATTTCGCTGATTGCGCCGCTGGCGCACAGGCTGACGCGGAAGTTTGTGGAGCCAGGTGGGGACTGA
- the hslV gene encoding ATP-dependent protease subunit HslV codes for MEQYRGTTILSCRRNGKVVIGGDGQVSMGNTIMKGNARKVRRLYNDKVIAGFAGGTADAFTLFERFEAKLQAHNGQLTRAAVELAKDWRTDRALRRLEALLAVADETASLIVTGNGDVIQPEDDLIAIGSGGPFAQSAARALLDNTELDARTIVEQGLKIAGDICVYTNQNHTIEELSY; via the coding sequence GTGGAACAATATCGCGGCACCACCATCCTTTCCTGCCGCCGAAACGGCAAAGTCGTCATCGGCGGTGACGGGCAAGTCTCCATGGGCAACACCATCATGAAAGGCAACGCCCGCAAAGTGCGCCGCCTGTACAACGACAAGGTTATCGCCGGATTCGCCGGTGGTACCGCCGACGCCTTCACCCTGTTCGAGCGCTTCGAAGCCAAACTCCAGGCCCACAACGGCCAGCTCACCCGCGCCGCCGTCGAGCTTGCCAAAGACTGGCGTACCGACCGCGCCCTGCGCCGCCTCGAAGCCCTGCTCGCCGTCGCCGACGAAACCGCCAGTTTGATCGTCACCGGTAACGGCGACGTGATCCAGCCGGAAGACGACTTGATCGCCATCGGCTCCGGCGGCCCCTTCGCCCAGTCCGCGGCCCGTGCGCTGCTCGACAATACCGAGTTGGATGCCAGAACCATTGTGGAACAGGGGCTGAAAATTGCCGGTGATA